A DNA window from Campylobacter concisus contains the following coding sequences:
- a CDS encoding RrF2 family transcriptional regulator encodes MLFTKASEYALLSLILISQKSSPVDVDTISNELKISKSFLAKILQNLAKDGILKSFKGANGGFALNNEPENLSIKKIIECAEKRELNVFECSSSADGCPSNKASSCQIWSMFSGLQSKIDEMLDAIKLSDIVKK; translated from the coding sequence ATGCTTTTTACAAAGGCAAGCGAATACGCTCTACTTTCACTTATTTTAATATCTCAAAAATCATCTCCAGTTGATGTTGATACGATCTCAAATGAACTTAAAATTTCAAAAAGCTTTTTAGCCAAAATTTTACAAAATCTTGCAAAAGATGGAATTTTAAAGTCGTTTAAAGGGGCAAATGGCGGTTTCGCGCTAAATAACGAACCTGAAAATTTAAGCATAAAAAAGATAATAGAGTGCGCTGAAAAACGTGAACTTAACGTCTTTGAGTGCTCATCTTCTGCAGATGGCTGCCCGTCAAATAAAGCCTCAAGCTGTCAAATTTGGTCGATGTTTAGCGGCCTTCAAAGCAAGATCGACGAGATGCTTGATGCGATAAAACTAAGTGATATCGTTAAGAAGTAA
- the rpsO gene encoding 30S ribosomal protein S15, translated as MALDSAKKAQIVAKFARKEGDTGSPEVQIALLTARITELTEHLKIFKKDFSSRLGLLKLVGQRKRLLKYLKNKDYTTYSKLISELGLRDK; from the coding sequence ATGGCTTTGGATTCGGCTAAAAAAGCTCAAATAGTTGCGAAATTCGCTAGAAAAGAGGGAGATACAGGCTCTCCAGAAGTTCAAATAGCTCTTTTAACAGCTAGAATAACTGAACTTACAGAACACCTTAAAATTTTCAAAAAAGACTTTTCATCACGTTTAGGTCTTTTAAAACTAGTTGGTCAAAGAAAAAGACTTTTAAAGTATCTTAAAAATAAAGACTACACTACATATTCAAAACTAATCTCTGAGCTTGGCTTAAGAGATAAATAA